The genome window TCTGCGGGCACGACCTTCTCTTCAGCTGACTTGCTCATGGACCAGACTCACAACCCTAAATGCTTCGAGGACTACTCCTTCTTGGCTTTCAGGCCAGCGATGGAGCTAACTACCTGCTCTACAATGTGCTGACCTTCGCCGGCATCAATAATGGTCGCGGCGGCAGATCCAACATCAATGCCTAGCGACGCACCAAGCTGCTGCTTGCTGGGCACAAATATGAAAGGTGCATTCCGCTCTTCGCACAGAATAGGCAAGTGCGCAACGACTTCTGGGGGCTCGACATCCTCGGCAATGACGACGAGTTTTGAAATTCCACGCTCGATTGCTTTTGTAGTCTCGTTTGTTCCCTTTCTGACTTTGCCACTCTGCTTTGCCATTCTAACAGCTTCGTAAACAGCGTTCACCAAATCTTTAGATGCTTCAAACTTGACATAATATGGCTTGCTCATTGTTTCTTATCACCCATTGGGATCATCTCTAATTACTTTTTGATAGGGACATGCAGGCGTATTAAAAACGTTTACCGCGAACTTTTTTCCGCTGATAATTCTCGGCTTGAGCTATTGACGAGAAGAACGGATCAAAAATCAAACATCACGTGCCGTTGACGCTCTGCGTCAACAAGTTCGGCCTTGCGCTAGTATTCATCCTCGCTTTGTGGGCGGGATCTACCTTTTTTCAATCAAGAGGGGCCTTTGCAGACGTTCAGAGGACCTCTCTCGCAGGGAGGGGCATGCAGTACAC of Nitrososphaera sp. contains these proteins:
- the rpl7ae gene encoding 50S ribosomal protein L7Ae, which gives rise to MSKPYYVKFEASKDLVNAVYEAVRMAKQSGKVRKGTNETTKAIERGISKLVVIAEDVEPPEVVAHLPILCEERNAPFIFVPSKQQLGASLGIDVGSAAATIIDAGEGQHIVEQVVSSIAGLKAKKE